A genomic window from Quercus lobata isolate SW786 chromosome 10, ValleyOak3.0 Primary Assembly, whole genome shotgun sequence includes:
- the LOC115963323 gene encoding endochitinase EP3-like: protein MVALSVKKNLLTLVLVGILAGFVPGYVKGQNCGCAANLCCSQFGYCGTGNDYCGPGCKEGPCTSGSPTTPTTPTTNGGSVADIVTQDFFNGIINQADASCAGKNFYTRAGFLDALNSYNQFGNLGSADDSKREIAAFFAHVTHETGHFCYIEEINGASQDYCDETNTQYPCNPNKKYFGRGPLQLTWNYNYGAAGTSLGIDLLNSPETVATDVTVSFKTALWFWMTNVRPVVSQGFGATIRAINGAIECNGGNSGAVQARVQYYTQYCNQLGVAPGDNLTC, encoded by the exons ATGGTCGCACTTAGTGTGAAAAAGAATCTACTAACCCTTGTTCTAGTCGGAATCCTAGCCGGATTTGTGCCTGGATATGTGAAGGGTCAAAATTGTGGTTGTGCAGCAAACCTATGTTGCAGCCAATTCGGCTATTGTGGCACCGGCAATGACTACTGTGGCCCGGGCTGCAAAGAAGGTCCTTGTACTTCTGGATCACCTACTACACCTACTACACCTACTACTAATGGTGGTTCTGTAGCTGATATTGTGACCCAAGATTTCTTTAATGGGATAATTAATCAGGCTGATGCAAGCTGTGCAGGAAAGAACTTCTACACAAGAGCAGGTTTTCTTGATGCTCTCAATTCGTATAATCAATTTGGAAATCTCGGTTCTGCAGATGATTCCAAGCGTGAAATTGCAGCTTTCTTTGCTCATGTTACTCATGAGACTGGAC ATTTTTGCTACATAGAGGAGATCAATGGTGCCTCACAAGACTACTGTGACGAGACCAACACACAGTATCCATGCAACCCTAACAAAAAATACTTTGGCCGTGGACCACTTCAGCTAACATGGAATTACAATTACGGGGCAGCTGGAACTAGCCTTGGAATCGACTTATTAAACTCTCCTGAAACTGTTGCTACAGACGTGACTGTTTCTTTTAAGACCGCCTTGTGGTTTTGGATGACCAATGTTCGTCCAGTTGTAAGCCAAGGTTTTGGTGCAACCATTCGAGCCATCAATGGTGCCATTGAATGCAATGGTGGAAACTCCGGTGCTGTCCAAGCACGTGTCCAGTACTACACTCAATATTGTAACCAACTTGGTGTTGCTCCAGGCGATAATCTCACTTGCTAG
- the LOC115964959 gene encoding uncharacterized protein LOC115964959 produces the protein MVFVKSVDASDIVKSPRNLFKLFDEVVTWVGPKNIVYMVTDNASNYVSAGKLLCEKYKTISWSPCAAHCLNLVLQDMGDMPHVERLKKRAFKVTVFIYNHVALIAWLRKKPGWTDIVRVGATRFATTFLSFGSLHVHKHDLQALVTSKFFVDNRLARESKAKEVVSIILNNSFWDDINVLVKISLPLIRLLRIVDSDQRPAIGYVYEGMHRARLGIKKIFRMKKHLYKPYTSIIKNRWDKHLRKDLHATAYWLNPAFQYDEENLCRKPAVYMAVLDYIGTKYDGDKEKL, from the exons ATGGTATTTGTAAAATCAGTTGATGCCTCAGATATTGTGAAGAGTCCTAGAAACTtatttaaattgtttgatgaagTAGTTACATGGGTTGGTCCAAAAAACATAGTTTACATGGTTACTGATAATGCTTCCAATTATGTATCTGCTGGTAAATTGTTGTGtgaaaagtataaaactattagTTGGTCTCCTTGTGCAGCACATTGCCTGAATCTTGTGTTGCAGGATATGGGAGACATGCCTCATGTGGAGAGACTCAAAAAACGTGCATTCAAAGTtacagtttttatttataatcatgTGGCTTTGATTGCTTGGTTGAGGAAGAAACCTGGTTGGACAGATATTGTACGTGTAGGAGCAACAAGATTTGCTACTACTTTCCTTTCATTTGGAAGTCTTCATGTGCATAAGCATGACTTGCAAGCCTTAGTGACTAGCAAGTTCTTTGTGGACAATAGATTAGCAAGAGAGTCAAAAGCAAAAGAAGTAGTTTCTATCATTTTAAATAATTCTTTTTGGGATGATATTAATGTTCTTGTCAAGATTTCATTGCCACTCATTCGTTTGTTACGGATTGTTGATTCTGATCAAAGGCCTGCAATAGGATATGTGTATGAGGGCATGCATAGAGCACGGTTGGGAATCAAGAAGATCTTCCGAATGAAGAAGCACTTGTACAAGCCATACACCTCAATTATAAAAAACCGTTGGGACAAACATTTGCGTAAAGATCTTCATGCTACTGCATATTGGTTAAATCCCGCTTTTCAATATGATGAGGAGAATTTATGTCGAAAACCAGCAGTATATATGGCTGTTTTGGACTACATTGGGACAAAATATGATGGTGACAAAGAAAAG CTTTGA
- the LOC115964960 gene encoding endochitinase EP3-like produces the protein MTASLCCSQFGFCDIGNAYYGLGYKKGPCTSGSPTTPSTNGGSVANIVTQDFFNGIINQAATSCVGKNFYIRAAFLDALNLFNQFGNLGSVDDSKREIAAFFAHANHETDV, from the exons ATGACCG CAAGCCTATGTTGCAGCCAATTTGGATTTTGTGATATCGGCAATGCCTACTATGGCCTAGGCTACAAAAAAGGTCCTTGTACTTCTGGATCACCAACTACACCAAGTACTAATGGAGGTTCAGTAGCTAATATCGTGACTCAAGATTTCTTTAATGGGATAATTAATCAGGCTGCTACAAGCTGTGTAGGGAAGAACTTCTACATAAGAGCAGCTTTTCTTGATGCTCTCAATTTGTTCAATCAATTTGGAAATCTTGGTTCCGTAGATGACTCCAAGCGTGAAATCGCAGCTTTCTTTGCTCATGCTAATCATGAGACTGATGTATGA